One window of Serinus canaria isolate serCan28SL12 chromosome 3, serCan2020, whole genome shotgun sequence genomic DNA carries:
- the CALHM5 gene encoding calcium homeostasis modulator protein 5 translates to MDAFQTILKFFMNRKTAIGYSFMALLTMGGERVFSLVAFRCPCSNENFRYGLVFLFSPALVLLVIGYFLNSKTWKLFTGCWVNPRKIFPRGNICHFFYVFGQITLNALVAPVMWLSVALLNGTFYECAMSGLKNPAYLQAVCHSKSENCFEELHKVACDKSSLPFSESDELKRTLQAQSQILGWCVIVTTALLSLLTTCCASCQSKVSHLQLMFWRVYEGTEKEQLEQIFQLYATKLSERNLKCFFENKEPEPISLPAFQAWEDASQLYSFSSSKQHYSTIHRLVEEGQKGTTEERETMLDLADRREVP, encoded by the exons ATGGATGCATTCCAAACAATCCTGAAGTTCTTTATGAACCGGAAAACCGCTATAGGTTACAGTTTTATGGCGCTGCTGACAATGGGAGGTGAACGTGTGTTTTCTCTTGTTGCTTTCAGATGCCCTTGCAGCAATGAAAACTTCAGGTACGGTTTAGTATTTCTCTTCTCGCCAGCTCTTGTTTTGCTGGTTATTGGATACTTCTTGAACAGCAAAACCTGGAAACTCTTTACAGGCTGCTGGGTGAATCCCAGGAAAATATTCCCCAGAGGGAATATCTGCCATTTCTTTTACGTCTTTGGACAAATCACTTTAAATGCTCTGGTAGCCCCAGTGATGTGGCTCTCCGTGGCTTTGCTCAACGGGACTTTTTACGAATGTGCCATGAGTGGCTTGAAAAATCCTGCCTACTTACAAGCAGTTTGCCACAGCAAATCGGAGAACTGCTTTGAAGAGCTACACAAGGTAGCCTGTGACAAAAGCTCCCTGCCCTTTTCAGAGAGTGATGAACTGAAAAGAACACTTCAAGCACAGTCCCAG ATTTTAGGCTGGTGTGTGATAGTTACCacagctctcctctccctgctaACCACTTGCTGTGCCAGTTGCCAGTCAAAAGTCAGCCACCTCCAGCTGATGTTTTGGAGAGTGTATGAGGGGACGGAGAAGGAGCAACTGGAGCAGATTTTCCAGCTGTATGCCACCAAGCTGAGTGAGAGAAACCTGAAGTGCTTTTTTGAAAACAAGGAACCAGAACCCATTTCCCTGCCAGCTTTCCAGGCATGGGAAGATGCTTCCCAGCTCTactctttcagcagcagcaaacagcattATAGCACGATTCACAGGCTAGTTGAAGAAGGCCAGAAGGGAACCactgaggaaagagaaacaatGCTGGACCTTGCGGACAGAAGGGAAGTACCATAG
- the LOC103822129 gene encoding calcium homeostasis modulator protein 6: MGNQVLARSVCVTEKEQFETSGSRTLKNASCPCFTGKYSEGEQLIGWFLIASIMTVALISTCVSHCCSPVSYLQLKFWKFYSKKEREVFEKKANEHATKLAERNTNCFFEAIDPAPFHTPSNTDWQKISIFHTFNSQEQYYSTIHKYVNTNRGNDTEFEEEGQDLNCFSICG, encoded by the exons ATGGGCAATCAGGTGTTGGCTAGAAGTGTCTGTGTCACAGAGAAGGAACAGTTTGAGACCTCAGGTAGCAGGACCCTGAAAAATGCAAGCTGCCCTTGCTTCACTGGGAAGTACAGTGAGGGAGAACAG CTGATAGGATGGTTCCTGATAGCCAGCATCATGACCGTGGCACTGATTTCAACATGTgtcagccactgctgctcccctgtCAGCTATCTTCAGCTCAAGTTCTGGAAATTTTACTCAAAAAAAGAACGTGAAGTCTTTGAGAAAAAAGCCAATGAACATGCAACCAAGCTagcagaaagaaatacaaattgcTTTTTTGAAGCCATTGACCCGGCACCATTTCATACTCCCAGCAACACAGACTGGCAGAAGATTTCAATCTTTCATACCTTTAATTCACAAGAGCAGTATTACAGCACGATACACAAGTATGTGAACACCAACAGAGGCAACGACACTGAATTCGAGGAAGAAGGTCAAGATCTCAACTGTTTCAGCATTTGTGGATGA
- the DSE gene encoding dermatan-sulfate epimerase isoform X3, translating to MGLPVPPQPPAYQLCGPAGWKPGSDESRYDASLRSVPPPDYGVPKLHYFEDWGVVTYGSALPAEINRPFLSFKSGKLGGRAIYDIVHKNKYKEWIKGWRNFNAGHEHPDQNSFTFAPNGVPFITEALYGPKYTFFNNVLMFSPAVSKSCFSPWEGQITEDCSSKWLKYKHDLAGDCQGRVVAATERSGVVFIRGEGVGAYNPKLKLRRLQRNLILLHPQLLLLVDQIHLEDDSPLEAATSFFHNVDVPFEETVVDDVHGAFIRHRDGIYKMYWMDDTGHSEKATIASRMYPRGYPYNGTNYVNVTTLLRHPITRAIYLFIGPSVDVQSFTVRGDSPQLDVFVTTGEHAYAVYLWPVEDGSRSAFAQVIADRQKIVFDRASAIRSSTVPEVKDYVGIVERNLQHFKPVFQQLEKQILSRVRNTASFRKTAERLLRFSDKRQTEEAIDRIFAISQRQQQQQRGRAKKNRKVAKGYKFVDAVPDIFAQIEVNERKVRQKAQTQAQKELPVDEDEEMKDLLDFADITYVKHKTGVSVKGRSGLAQMVATAGSAPSISASYTRLFLILNIAIFFVMLAMQLTYFQKAKRLHGQRCLYAILLVDSCILLWLYSSCSQSQC from the exons ATGGGGCTTCCAGTACCTCCACAACCACCAGCCTACCAACTGTGTGGCCCTGCTGGCTGGAAGCCTGGTTCTGATGAATCAAG GTATGATGCAAGTTTGCGCTCGGTACCTCCACCAGACTATGGGGTTCCTAAGCTGCATTATTTTGAGGACTGGGGAGTGGTGACTTATGGAAGTGCTTTGCCAGCTGAAATCAACaggcctttcctttccttcaagTCAGGAAAGCTGGGAGGACGTGCAATATATGATATTGTTCATAAGAACAAGTACAAAGAGTGGATCAAGGGGTGGAGGAACTTTAACGCTGGCCACGAACACCCAGACCAGAACTCCTTCACTTTCGCTCCCAATGGCGTACCTTTCATAACAGAAGCTCTCTATGGGccaaaatatactttttttaataatgtgttGATGTTTTCCCCTGCTGTGTCTAAGAGCTGCTTCTCCCCATGGGAAGGGCAGATTACAGAAGACTGTTCCTCAAAGTGGCTTAAATATAAACATGACTTGGCTGGCGACTGTCAGGGACGAGTGGTTGCCGCCACGGAGAGAAGCGGGGTGGTTTTTATCAGGGGAGAAGGAGTGGGTGCATACAATCCTAAACTGAAGCTGAGAAGATTGCAACGAAACCTTATACTTCTCCACCCCCAGCTTCTCTTGCTAGTGGACCAGATCCACCTAGAAGATGACAGCCCTCTGGAGGCAGCGACCAGTTTCTTCCACAATGTGGATGTGCCTTTTGAAGAAACAGTTGTCGATGATGTCCATGGGGCCTTTATTAGGCACCGTGACGGGATATATAAGATGTACTGGATGGACGACACTGGCCACAGTGAGAAGGCCACCATTGCCTCGAGGATGTATCCCCGGGGCTACCCCTACAACGGAACAAACTACGTGAATGTAACGACCCTGCTGCGGCACCCCATCACGAGGGCCATCTACCTTTTCATTGGGCCCTCTGTGGACGTGCAGAGCTTCACCGTGCGTGGAGACTCCCCGCAGCTGGATGTTTTTGTGACCACTGGTGAGCACGCCTACGCCGTGTACCTGTGGCCCGTCGAGGACGGCTCCCGCTCTGCCTTTGCACAGGTTATTGCAGACCGCCAGAAAATTGTCTTTGACCGAGCCTCTGCCATCAGGAGCTCCACAGTGCCAGAAGTGAAGGACTACGTAGGCATCGTGGAGAGGAACCTGCAGCATTTTAAGCCCGTCTTCCAGCAGCTTGAGAAGCAGATCCTGTCTCGTGTACGCAACACGGCCAGCTTTAGGAAGACTGCTGAGCGGCTGCTGAGGTTTTCAGATAAGAGACAGACAGAGGAGGCCATTGACAGGATATTTGCAATctcacagaggcagcagcagcagcagcgtggcagagcaaagaaaaacagaaaggtaGCCAAAGGCTACAAATTTGTTGATGCCGTTCCTGACATTTTTGCACAGATTGAggtaaatgaaagaaaagtgcGACAAAAGGCACAGACTCAAGCACAAAAAGAGTTGCCTGTAGATGAAGACGAGGAAATGAAAGATCTTCTGGACTTCGCAGATATCACTTATGTGAAGCACAAAACTGGGGTGTCTGTCAAAGGCCGATCAGGGCTGGCACAGATGGTGGCGACTGCTGGAAGTGCCCCATCAATATCAGCTTCTTATACTCGCCTCTTTCTAATTCTCaacattgctattttttttgTCATGCTAGCAATGCAGCTCACATATTTCCAGAAGGCCAAGAGACTGCATGGCCAAAGATGTCTGTATGCAATACTTTTAGTAGACAGCTGTATATTATTGTGGCTGTATTCTTCCTGTTCTCAGTCACAATGTTAG
- the DSE gene encoding dermatan-sulfate epimerase isoform X2: protein MYETSYRRGWGFQYLHNHQPTNCVALLAGSLVLMNQGYLQEAYLWTKQVLAIMEKSVVLLQEVTDGSLYEGVAYGSYTTRSLFQYMFLVQRHFDINHFSHPWLKQHFAFMYRTVLPGFQRTVAIADSNYNWFYGPESQLVFLDKFVMRNGSGNWLAEQIRRNRVVEGPGTPSKGQRWCTLHTEFLWYDASLRSVPPPDYGVPKLHYFEDWGVVTYGSALPAEINRPFLSFKSGKLGGRAIYDIVHKNKYKEWIKGWRNFNAGHEHPDQNSFTFAPNGVPFITEALYGPKYTFFNNVLMFSPAVSKSCFSPWEGQITEDCSSKWLKYKHDLAGDCQGRVVAATERSGVVFIRGEGVGAYNPKLKLRRLQRNLILLHPQLLLLVDQIHLEDDSPLEAATSFFHNVDVPFEETVVDDVHGAFIRHRDGIYKMYWMDDTGHSEKATIASRMYPRGYPYNGTNYVNVTTLLRHPITRAIYLFIGPSVDVQSFTVRGDSPQLDVFVTTGEHAYAVYLWPVEDGSRSAFAQVIADRQKIVFDRASAIRSSTVPEVKDYVGIVERNLQHFKPVFQQLEKQILSRVRNTASFRKTAERLLRFSDKRQTEEAIDRIFAISQRQQQQQRGRAKKNRKVAKGYKFVDAVPDIFAQIEVNERKVRQKAQTQAQKELPVDEDEEMKDLLDFADITYVKHKTGVSVKGRSGLAQMVATAGSAPSISASYTRLFLILNIAIFFVMLAMQLTYFQKAKRLHGQRCLYAILLVDSCILLWLYSSCSQSQC, encoded by the exons ATGTACGAGACATCATACAGACGTGGATGGGGCTTCCAGTACCTCCACAACCACCAGCCTACCAACTGTGTGGCCCTGCTGGCTGGAAGCCTGGTTCTGATGAATCAAG GCTACCTTCAGGAAGCTTACTTATGGACCAAGCAAGTGTTGGCAATCATGGAGAAGTCAGTAGTCCTGCTGCAAGAGGTCACAGATGGCTCCCTCTATGAAGGGGTGGCTTATGGCAGCTACACAACCAGATCACTGTTTCAGTACATGTTTCTTGTCCAAAGGCATTTTGACATCAATCACTTCAGCCACCCCTGGCTCAAGCAGCACTTTGCATTTATGTACAGGACTGTCCTACCAG GGTTCCAGAGAACTGTGGCCATTGCAGATTCCAACTATAACTGGTTCTACGGGCCGGAGAGCCAGCTGGTGTTTCTCGACAAGTTTGTCATGCGCAACGGCAGTGGGAactggctggcagagcagatCAGAAGGAACCGAGTAGTGGAGGGCCCAGGCACACCATCCAAAGGGCAGAGGTGGTGCACTCTCCACACTGAATTTCTCTG GTATGATGCAAGTTTGCGCTCGGTACCTCCACCAGACTATGGGGTTCCTAAGCTGCATTATTTTGAGGACTGGGGAGTGGTGACTTATGGAAGTGCTTTGCCAGCTGAAATCAACaggcctttcctttccttcaagTCAGGAAAGCTGGGAGGACGTGCAATATATGATATTGTTCATAAGAACAAGTACAAAGAGTGGATCAAGGGGTGGAGGAACTTTAACGCTGGCCACGAACACCCAGACCAGAACTCCTTCACTTTCGCTCCCAATGGCGTACCTTTCATAACAGAAGCTCTCTATGGGccaaaatatactttttttaataatgtgttGATGTTTTCCCCTGCTGTGTCTAAGAGCTGCTTCTCCCCATGGGAAGGGCAGATTACAGAAGACTGTTCCTCAAAGTGGCTTAAATATAAACATGACTTGGCTGGCGACTGTCAGGGACGAGTGGTTGCCGCCACGGAGAGAAGCGGGGTGGTTTTTATCAGGGGAGAAGGAGTGGGTGCATACAATCCTAAACTGAAGCTGAGAAGATTGCAACGAAACCTTATACTTCTCCACCCCCAGCTTCTCTTGCTAGTGGACCAGATCCACCTAGAAGATGACAGCCCTCTGGAGGCAGCGACCAGTTTCTTCCACAATGTGGATGTGCCTTTTGAAGAAACAGTTGTCGATGATGTCCATGGGGCCTTTATTAGGCACCGTGACGGGATATATAAGATGTACTGGATGGACGACACTGGCCACAGTGAGAAGGCCACCATTGCCTCGAGGATGTATCCCCGGGGCTACCCCTACAACGGAACAAACTACGTGAATGTAACGACCCTGCTGCGGCACCCCATCACGAGGGCCATCTACCTTTTCATTGGGCCCTCTGTGGACGTGCAGAGCTTCACCGTGCGTGGAGACTCCCCGCAGCTGGATGTTTTTGTGACCACTGGTGAGCACGCCTACGCCGTGTACCTGTGGCCCGTCGAGGACGGCTCCCGCTCTGCCTTTGCACAGGTTATTGCAGACCGCCAGAAAATTGTCTTTGACCGAGCCTCTGCCATCAGGAGCTCCACAGTGCCAGAAGTGAAGGACTACGTAGGCATCGTGGAGAGGAACCTGCAGCATTTTAAGCCCGTCTTCCAGCAGCTTGAGAAGCAGATCCTGTCTCGTGTACGCAACACGGCCAGCTTTAGGAAGACTGCTGAGCGGCTGCTGAGGTTTTCAGATAAGAGACAGACAGAGGAGGCCATTGACAGGATATTTGCAATctcacagaggcagcagcagcagcagcgtggcagagcaaagaaaaacagaaaggtaGCCAAAGGCTACAAATTTGTTGATGCCGTTCCTGACATTTTTGCACAGATTGAggtaaatgaaagaaaagtgcGACAAAAGGCACAGACTCAAGCACAAAAAGAGTTGCCTGTAGATGAAGACGAGGAAATGAAAGATCTTCTGGACTTCGCAGATATCACTTATGTGAAGCACAAAACTGGGGTGTCTGTCAAAGGCCGATCAGGGCTGGCACAGATGGTGGCGACTGCTGGAAGTGCCCCATCAATATCAGCTTCTTATACTCGCCTCTTTCTAATTCTCaacattgctattttttttgTCATGCTAGCAATGCAGCTCACATATTTCCAGAAGGCCAAGAGACTGCATGGCCAAAGATGTCTGTATGCAATACTTTTAGTAGACAGCTGTATATTATTGTGGCTGTATTCTTCCTGTTCTCAGTCACAATGTTAG